In the Candidatus Bathyarchaeia archaeon genome, one interval contains:
- the ligD gene encoding non-homologous end-joining DNA ligase: MKRLYKPMLAQPKEAAFTSKDWIFEIKWDGIRAISYIDDALSLRSRNGKELKHNFPELDELKTLASSVVLDGEIVVMSEGKADFQTLLERANTSNPRDIEYLASKFPATYIVFDILEKDGNPLTSLPLIERKRMLREQVKEGSRVVFSFFVEEEGEAYYQAALKKGIEGIIAKKKDSLYESGVRSDKWLKIKRVASCDCVIFGYTKGEGARESTFGALILGLYDKDKPVYVGKVGTGFSDNLMETLLKVFKPLEVQEKTLEAADVPERIAWLKPELVCEVGYQSVTNDGKLRMARFRGLRADKTPFECRLDQIQQGGLQEYRAKRDFAVTPEPTGGARSESKVFVVHEHHARRLHHDLRLEKDGVLKSWAVPKGVPEFAGDKRLAVETEDHPLDYANFEGVIPPGQYGAGTVKVWDKGDYELKIWDEDKIEFSLNGERLRGPYVLVRFKKAGSKQWVLLKARE, translated from the coding sequence ATGAAACGGCTTTACAAGCCAATGCTGGCCCAGCCGAAAGAAGCAGCTTTTACCTCAAAAGACTGGATCTTCGAGATAAAATGGGATGGAATACGGGCGATCAGCTACATAGATGACGCGCTCAGCCTGCGAAGCCGCAACGGCAAAGAGCTGAAACACAACTTTCCCGAGCTAGATGAACTGAAAACTCTGGCCAGCAGCGTGGTTCTCGATGGCGAAATAGTCGTCATGAGTGAGGGAAAAGCTGACTTTCAAACGCTTCTGGAAAGAGCTAACACCAGCAACCCTCGTGACATTGAATATTTGGCGAGCAAGTTTCCAGCCACTTACATCGTTTTTGATATCTTGGAGAAAGATGGAAACCCGCTAACTAGCCTGCCCTTGATCGAACGAAAAAGGATGCTGAGGGAGCAAGTGAAGGAAGGCAGCCGCGTTGTATTTTCGTTTTTTGTCGAAGAAGAGGGCGAAGCCTACTACCAAGCTGCGCTGAAAAAGGGCATTGAAGGGATAATTGCCAAGAAGAAAGATAGCCTTTACGAATCTGGTGTGAGGAGCGATAAATGGCTTAAGATTAAGAGGGTTGCATCGTGCGATTGCGTCATATTCGGCTACACAAAGGGCGAGGGGGCCAGGGAAAGCACCTTCGGAGCGCTGATACTTGGGCTTTACGACAAAGACAAACCAGTTTATGTAGGCAAAGTGGGCACAGGCTTCTCAGACAACTTGATGGAGACTCTTCTTAAGGTATTCAAGCCTCTCGAGGTGCAGGAGAAAACGCTTGAAGCCGCGGATGTTCCTGAGCGGATAGCTTGGCTCAAACCTGAACTTGTGTGCGAAGTTGGCTATCAGAGTGTGACAAATGATGGAAAACTGCGCATGGCACGGTTTCGTGGGCTGAGAGCGGATAAGACGCCGTTTGAATGCAGGCTCGATCAGATCCAGCAGGGTGGGCTGCAGGAGTACCGTGCGAAAAGGGATTTTGCTGTGACCCCGGAACCCACGGGTGGAGCAAGGAGTGAAAGCAAGGTTTTTGTGGTGCACGAGCATCATGCCAGACGGCTTCACCACGACCTTCGATTAGAGAAGGATGGTGTTCTTAAGAGCTGGGCTGTGCCGAAAGGAGTCCCTGAATTCGCTGGCGACAAGAGGCTGGCTGTAGAAACCGAGGATCACCCTTTAGACTACGCGAACTTCGAAGGCGTAATTCCACCTGGCCAATATGGGGCTGGAACAGTCAAAGTCTGGGACAAAGGCGACTATGAGTTGAAGATCTGGGACGAAGACAAAATCGAGTTTTCATTGAACGGAGAAAGGCTTCGTGGACCATATGTCCTTGTTAGGTTTAAGAAAGCTGGCAGTAAACAATGGGTCTTGTTGAAGGCTAGAGAATGA
- a CDS encoding Ku protein produces the protein MANEVKPRIHVPKRPIWSGRITIGLVNVPVKLTTMIFDKSVTFRFLHKADNSPLKYEKVCIKEEKPVLWQDIAKGYEVSKGQFIVFNKDELRAARPESDSRIRIDKFVDYLSTDPIYFERSFVLLPDKSDDAYSLLLTALQSLGKAGVGRITLKTKEYPVLVHPYRGALVVTTLRYSYEVADPSELEDLKKLKEPNKAELDLAVKIVSDLSGEFNIADYKDTYREKIEELIEKKLKGETIVVEKPVKEEAAKELMIALQETLKQLKQK, from the coding sequence ATGGCTAATGAGGTAAAGCCTCGCATACACGTTCCCAAACGTCCCATTTGGTCGGGTCGCATAACAATCGGCTTGGTCAACGTGCCAGTTAAGCTGACGACCATGATTTTTGACAAAAGCGTCACTTTCAGGTTCTTGCATAAGGCTGACAACTCGCCGTTGAAGTATGAGAAAGTGTGTATCAAAGAGGAGAAACCTGTTCTATGGCAAGACATTGCCAAAGGTTACGAAGTGAGCAAAGGGCAATTTATCGTGTTTAACAAAGACGAATTAAGGGCGGCGAGACCTGAATCTGATTCGAGAATCCGCATAGACAAGTTCGTGGACTACTTGTCCACCGATCCGATTTATTTTGAACGGTCTTTCGTACTGTTGCCTGATAAGAGCGACGATGCTTACAGTTTGCTCTTAACAGCGTTGCAGAGTTTGGGCAAAGCTGGAGTGGGCAGAATCACACTCAAAACAAAAGAATACCCTGTTTTGGTCCACCCGTATAGAGGCGCTTTAGTTGTGACAACTCTGCGTTACTCCTACGAAGTTGCGGATCCAAGTGAACTCGAAGACTTGAAAAAACTCAAAGAACCAAACAAGGCGGAGCTAGACCTAGCAGTGAAGATTGTCTCCGATCTTTCAGGCGAATTCAACATCGCGGACTACAAGGACACCTACAGGGAGAAGATTGAGGAACTTATCGAGAAGAAACTGAAAGGCGAAACCATTGTTGTTGAGAAACCCGTGAAAGAAGAGGCCGCCAAAGAACTGATGATAGCCTTGCAGGAAACGCTTAAACAGCTGAAGCAAAAATGA
- the ligD gene encoding non-homologous end-joining DNA ligase, with amino-acid sequence MSEKLTRVQFTNLEKILYPELKITKAQVIEYYIRMAPKMLGFLADRPAVLTRFPDGIDKEGFYEKDAPMGTPAWVETYGKYSETSKRQINYVVCNNLDTLIWLANLAALEIHTTLTKTNSIENPDLVLFDIDPEPPADHVESVKVALLLKEKLDALGLRSYVKTSGKKGLHVVIPVVGGYTFEQTRQFVHQIAKQLTKESDIVVSEFARSKDPGTVFIDYRQNSHGRTMICPHSLRAVPQATVSTPLSWDSVKKRLKPAEFTLFTVVKMEDDPWKRLLEDRQKLEVV; translated from the coding sequence ATGTCTGAGAAATTGACAAGAGTCCAGTTCACAAACCTTGAAAAAATTCTGTATCCAGAGCTGAAAATCACAAAAGCGCAAGTAATTGAGTATTACATTCGAATGGCGCCTAAGATGCTGGGCTTTCTCGCTGATAGACCCGCGGTCTTGACACGGTTTCCAGACGGCATAGATAAAGAGGGTTTCTATGAGAAGGATGCCCCTATGGGAACGCCTGCTTGGGTTGAAACGTACGGGAAATACTCTGAGACATCAAAACGCCAGATCAACTACGTCGTGTGCAATAATTTAGACACGCTTATCTGGTTGGCAAACTTGGCAGCACTAGAAATCCACACCACTCTCACGAAGACCAATTCAATTGAGAACCCGGATCTGGTTCTATTCGATATTGACCCTGAACCACCTGCTGACCACGTTGAGTCTGTCAAAGTAGCGCTCTTGCTGAAGGAGAAGCTAGATGCCCTAGGACTTAGGTCATATGTCAAGACTTCTGGCAAAAAAGGGCTGCATGTAGTCATACCTGTTGTTGGCGGTTACACTTTTGAGCAGACAAGACAGTTTGTACATCAAATAGCCAAACAGTTGACCAAAGAGTCCGATATAGTCGTTTCAGAGTTCGCTAGGTCTAAAGATCCTGGAACAGTGTTCATTGATTACCGCCAGAACTCGCATGGAAGAACCATGATTTGCCCACATAGCCTGAGGGCTGTGCCGCAGGCAACGGTTTCAACTCCATTAAGTTGGGACAGCGTCAAGAAACGATTAAAGCCCGCGGAGTTCACGTTATTCACGGTAGTCAAAATGGAAGACGATCCTTGGAAAAGGTTGCTGGAAGATAGACAGAAGTTGGAAGTGGTTTGA
- a CDS encoding geranylgeranylglycerol-phosphate geranylgeranyltransferase, with amino-acid sequence MNKLGGLLRLMRPVNCLMMGFAVIVGAALANQPVSTFPWLRLAYGFVTGFMLTAASMSINDYYDREIDAINEPQRPIPRGAVQPKEALAFAFGLTAVGFVAAILTSAYCLVIAIIAWIVVVTYTTVGKRRGLPGNFLVSICVAIPFVYGSVVLADAVQLNVVLFALMAFLSNTGREITKGIVDVKGDETRHIRTLAVRFGERTAAIVAVFFYLFAVSLSLVPWFLGLVSWWFIPLVAVTDIGFAASSFLLLRDCSRESARRTKNIVLLWFIIGLLAFVAGAIGRTIQF; translated from the coding sequence ATGAATAAGCTAGGCGGTCTTCTGCGCTTAATGCGTCCCGTCAACTGTCTCATGATGGGTTTCGCTGTTATAGTCGGCGCCGCCTTGGCAAATCAACCCGTTTCAACATTTCCTTGGCTGAGGCTTGCGTATGGGTTTGTAACGGGTTTCATGTTAACCGCGGCTTCCATGAGCATAAACGATTACTATGACCGCGAAATCGACGCCATAAATGAACCTCAACGGCCAATTCCAAGAGGCGCAGTTCAACCAAAAGAGGCGTTAGCTTTCGCGTTTGGCTTGACAGCCGTCGGCTTTGTTGCCGCAATTCTGACCAGCGCCTACTGCCTAGTCATAGCCATAATTGCTTGGATCGTGGTAGTAACCTACACAACTGTTGGCAAACGCAGAGGTTTGCCCGGCAATTTTCTAGTTAGCATCTGTGTGGCTATCCCTTTCGTCTACGGCAGCGTGGTCTTGGCTGATGCGGTTCAGTTGAACGTTGTCCTCTTTGCGTTGATGGCTTTCCTCTCGAACACGGGCAGAGAGATCACGAAGGGAATTGTTGATGTTAAAGGAGATGAAACACGCCACATTAGAACGTTGGCAGTGCGTTTTGGCGAAAGAACTGCAGCAATTGTCGCAGTCTTCTTTTATCTGTTTGCTGTCTCGCTGAGCTTGGTTCCTTGGTTTTTAGGTCTGGTCTCCTGGTGGTTTATTCCGTTAGTCGCGGTTACCGACATCGGATTTGCCGCATCATCTTTTCTGCTTCTGAGGGATTGTTCAAGGGAAAGCGCTCGCAGAACAAAGAACATAGTTCTCTTGTGGTTCATTATTGGCTTGCTGGCATTTGTTGCGGGCGCTATTGGGCGAACAATTCAGTTCTAA
- a CDS encoding 50S ribosomal protein L38e — translation MPREIFEVDKFVAAAERAEYCAIKRLKRTVKLKIRTPKTFYTIKVDPPKAEEIIKKLRCEIREV, via the coding sequence ATGCCTCGTGAAATCTTCGAAGTCGACAAATTTGTTGCAGCCGCTGAAAGAGCTGAATACTGCGCCATCAAAAGACTAAAGCGAACTGTTAAACTCAAGATACGAACACCAAAGACCTTCTACACCATCAAAGTTGACCCACCTAAGGCTGAAGAAATCATAAAGAAACTCAGATGCGAAATACGCGAAGTCTGA
- a CDS encoding MFS transporter, producing the protein MALRRLYSGDVLVLGAVSFIEALAFSIPFSYFPDYALSLGASVASIGLFTSSFMAASALLSPKIGSVSDKIGRKRIMLWGLFGDVIFGALTGLVPTWHWLLVIRTLNGAVTAAATLPAEALLIDKVPVQRRGEALGFVSSCAIIGRNVGPAFGGSTQFIASQFLDEISSYRIPYFVDAAFAVVAVILVAWKITEKTTDTQKQGLSDARMRPDAPSSPSETKIKVQYSRAFKILLVTAFANGIALGFILPLIALFFQDKFGLEPIMIGSVMTAAGLVGLLASWIAGRISDKLGRKPMIAIGGFSSRFCGFVLPFTGDVGQATLFLSIRSLGFNIFMPAMQGLRADLVPKEVRGRLFGLYNTFFTAGDIVGPIVSTLLYDLYRFTSWNIGGLSVPGYGIPFYVNSILGIITTAILLVYVQETVDVKPRGKRAPVGIETS; encoded by the coding sequence ATGGCGCTTAGAAGACTCTACAGTGGCGACGTTCTGGTATTAGGCGCAGTTTCATTCATAGAGGCTCTTGCCTTCTCAATACCCTTTTCCTATTTTCCAGATTATGCGCTATCTCTCGGTGCTTCCGTTGCTTCCATCGGATTATTCACATCAAGCTTTATGGCAGCTTCCGCCCTGCTCTCCCCAAAAATCGGAAGCGTCTCCGACAAGATTGGAAGAAAAAGGATCATGCTCTGGGGCTTGTTCGGAGACGTCATATTTGGCGCTCTCACTGGACTTGTGCCAACATGGCATTGGCTTCTAGTAATCAGAACGCTTAATGGAGCTGTCACAGCCGCTGCCACATTGCCCGCTGAAGCATTACTAATCGACAAGGTTCCAGTTCAACGAAGAGGAGAAGCTCTTGGGTTCGTGTCATCTTGCGCCATAATCGGAAGAAATGTAGGCCCAGCCTTTGGTGGATCAACACAGTTTATTGCCTCACAATTTCTGGACGAGATAAGCAGCTACAGAATCCCATACTTTGTAGACGCCGCATTCGCAGTGGTAGCTGTGATTCTGGTCGCTTGGAAAATCACTGAGAAAACCACAGACACGCAGAAGCAAGGTTTAAGCGATGCACGCATGCGTCCAGACGCCCCGTCTTCACCTTCCGAGACAAAGATCAAGGTGCAGTATTCACGGGCATTCAAGATACTTCTAGTCACCGCGTTTGCAAACGGCATTGCTCTAGGCTTCATACTGCCCCTCATCGCGCTTTTCTTTCAAGACAAGTTCGGCCTTGAACCCATTATGATAGGCTCCGTCATGACAGCTGCAGGTCTTGTAGGGCTGCTCGCAAGTTGGATTGCAGGGCGGATTTCCGACAAACTTGGCAGAAAACCTATGATAGCAATTGGGGGTTTTTCCTCGCGCTTCTGCGGTTTTGTACTTCCTTTTACCGGCGATGTTGGGCAGGCTACGCTATTTCTTTCAATTCGCTCGTTGGGCTTCAACATTTTTATGCCGGCGATGCAGGGTTTGAGGGCGGACCTCGTACCCAAGGAGGTTAGGGGTAGACTGTTTGGATTGTACAACACTTTCTTTACAGCGGGAGACATTGTGGGTCCAATTGTGTCGACTTTGCTTTACGACCTGTACAGGTTCACATCGTGGAACATTGGAGGCTTATCTGTACCCGGATATGGCATACCTTTCTACGTCAACTCAATTCTCGGAATCATAACAACCGCCATACTGCTAGTGTATGTACAAGAAACGGTTGACGTTAAACCTCGGGGCAAAAGAGCACCAGTTGGCATTGAAACTTCATGA
- a CDS encoding class I SAM-dependent methyltransferase, which translates to MSIHRVAQLRRISFDPVAQIFDKTRGPPEHVMKQLLNMLAKELSACRTILDAGVGTGRFAKPLQNRAFEVVGIDISQKMLSVAKEKGTQDLFRGDICALPFKDDSFDAAICNAVLHLIPEWKAVLREIRRVTAGVIVSTIHERDNPMRDAYTHLLENHGYKMPKRENPVRDLMDSVTPSKSIHVASYYVDVEKSLSHMNKRVFSFQWSIPESTHTEVMRELERGFSGMRLRQGIRISIWNSDDLAHL; encoded by the coding sequence ATGTCAATTCACCGAGTTGCCCAGTTGAGAAGAATATCATTTGACCCCGTTGCCCAAATATTCGACAAGACAAGAGGCCCGCCAGAACACGTCATGAAGCAATTGCTAAACATGCTGGCAAAAGAGCTGAGCGCGTGCAGAACCATCCTAGACGCTGGCGTGGGCACGGGCAGATTCGCGAAGCCCTTGCAGAACAGAGCATTCGAAGTTGTCGGCATCGACATCTCTCAAAAGATGCTAAGCGTTGCCAAAGAAAAAGGCACCCAAGACCTGTTCCGGGGAGACATTTGTGCTCTTCCTTTCAAAGACGACTCATTCGATGCCGCAATCTGCAATGCCGTTTTGCATCTTATTCCTGAATGGAAAGCCGTTCTGAGGGAGATTCGCAGAGTTACTGCCGGGGTCATTGTTTCGACAATTCATGAACGTGACAATCCAATGCGAGACGCCTACACACATCTACTGGAAAATCACGGATACAAAATGCCCAAACGAGAAAACCCAGTACGCGACTTGATGGATTCAGTTACGCCTTCAAAGTCCATTCACGTAGCTTCTTACTACGTCGATGTTGAAAAGAGTCTCAGCCACATGAACAAAAGGGTCTTCTCGTTTCAATGGAGCATACCAGAGAGCACGCACACGGAAGTCATGAGGGAACTAGAAAGAGGATTCTCGGGTATGAGGTTGCGTCAAGGAATACGTATTTCGATATGGAATAGCGACGACTTGGCACATTTGTAA
- a CDS encoding TldD/PmbA family protein, with protein sequence MRNDEKMDTKELLDLSKKTVKVALKKGADQAQASSFLADRALTRFANSQIHQNVASRTGGIIIKVVTKKKIGTLSVNTLNVEQIEDAVEKALTIAKVTPPNKDFKSLPTPQKWSPIRGAHDPKTATCTPSFRADKVRDIIQTAHSKSKHVKAVAGSYSTGASSFAIANSLGVTAWAQMSLASVNVTVISEVAGSQGFGSAEQYSRFVKEIDHIQAAEEAAEKSAKNVNHEKLAPGEYEVVLSPRAAATFVTFLSFMGFSATTYQDGQSFVKYHLGEQVFDDKLSVKDDSRDPLTLYATPIDGEGVPKKPMKLIDKGVVSEKSICYDSFTAGKEKGKKSTGHSPPPMAGLFGPMRPVPINLIVRSGDASMDEMIEDTKHGIFVTRFHYTNPVDPTKAILTGLTRDGTFLIENGQLSKPIMNLRYTDSMLSALKDVPMMGKDLQRTSDSTTPSMKLRKLRFTGATQY encoded by the coding sequence TTGAGGAATGATGAAAAGATGGACACAAAAGAGCTTCTTGACCTATCCAAAAAGACGGTTAAAGTCGCCTTGAAGAAAGGAGCGGATCAAGCGCAGGCATCGTCTTTTCTTGCAGATAGAGCTCTGACACGATTTGCCAACTCGCAAATCCATCAAAACGTGGCTTCAAGAACCGGCGGCATAATCATCAAGGTCGTGACGAAAAAGAAGATTGGAACGCTGTCAGTTAACACGTTGAATGTAGAGCAGATTGAGGACGCGGTGGAAAAAGCCCTTACGATAGCGAAGGTTACGCCTCCGAACAAAGACTTCAAAAGCTTGCCCACGCCCCAAAAATGGTCTCCAATCAGAGGAGCACATGATCCAAAAACCGCCACCTGCACACCCAGCTTCAGAGCGGACAAAGTCAGGGATATAATACAAACCGCTCATTCAAAGTCTAAGCATGTGAAGGCTGTAGCTGGATCCTATAGCACTGGAGCATCGTCTTTCGCCATCGCTAACTCGCTTGGAGTCACAGCTTGGGCGCAAATGTCGCTTGCAAGCGTTAACGTAACAGTGATATCCGAAGTCGCTGGTTCTCAAGGCTTTGGCTCAGCTGAACAATACTCAAGGTTTGTGAAGGAGATCGACCACATTCAAGCTGCAGAAGAGGCAGCTGAAAAATCAGCGAAGAACGTGAACCACGAAAAACTCGCGCCTGGTGAATACGAAGTTGTTCTGAGTCCACGTGCGGCTGCCACATTCGTGACTTTCCTGAGCTTCATGGGTTTTTCAGCCACCACCTACCAAGACGGTCAATCCTTTGTGAAGTATCACTTGGGAGAACAGGTTTTCGACGACAAACTCTCTGTGAAAGATGATTCAAGGGACCCTTTGACCTTATATGCTACGCCTATTGATGGCGAAGGGGTTCCAAAAAAGCCCATGAAACTAATCGATAAGGGCGTGGTTTCTGAAAAGAGCATCTGCTACGACTCGTTCACAGCAGGAAAAGAGAAAGGCAAAAAGAGCACCGGGCATTCGCCTCCACCTATGGCCGGGTTATTTGGTCCGATGAGGCCAGTTCCCATCAACTTGATCGTGCGCTCCGGCGATGCTTCAATGGACGAGATGATTGAAGACACAAAGCATGGAATCTTTGTTACACGATTTCACTATACGAATCCAGTTGATCCTACAAAGGCGATCCTCACAGGCTTAACTAGAGACGGAACGTTCCTCATTGAAAACGGTCAACTAAGCAAGCCTATTATGAATCTTCGCTACACGGACAGCATGCTTTCAGCTTTGAAAGACGTTCCAATGATGGGCAAAGACCTGCAGCGAACTAGTGACAGCACGACTCCAAGCATGAAGCTGCGAAAGTTGAGGTTCACTGGAGCAACACAATACTAA
- a CDS encoding TldD/PmbA family protein, translating to MSHELGKTVLEAAGRNGASYADVRIGEIFDEHVTVKKGLPDEVSLRQAGGMGVRVIVDGAWGFAGSIFLNKKEAMQTTKTAVSIAKASAKLKKKNVKLTSQKASKDKYTAPMRKDPFKIPLEEKIEVLLAAERIIATQSDLIKSSSAFFRAFRENKLFMSTEGAEVNQQVTWCGGGLEAVAVKNGEVQRRSFPASFRGNFSTSGYEFFESLVLPDHAKQVGSEVVQLLDAEKCPSTDADLILTGDQLALQVHESCGHPTELDRALGMEADYAGTSFLVPDELGRLKYGSESVNIVADATVSGGLGTFGYDDEGTPATCVNLIKDGLFVGYQTSRETAAELGLKQSSGGMRAMSTTALPLIRMTNINLLPGSWKADEIIEDTKNGVLMMVNRSWSIDDRRLNFQFGTEIAWEIKNGSKGKLLKNPTYTGMTPIFWGSCDAVSKNDWKMWGTPNCGKGVPGQVIYVGHGCSTARFRKTRVGVLR from the coding sequence ATGTCACACGAACTTGGAAAGACAGTTCTAGAAGCGGCAGGCAGGAATGGCGCTTCATACGCAGACGTAAGGATTGGAGAGATTTTTGACGAGCATGTAACCGTGAAGAAAGGATTGCCTGATGAGGTCAGTCTAAGACAAGCCGGTGGAATGGGCGTCCGAGTTATTGTTGACGGCGCGTGGGGTTTTGCAGGTTCAATATTCCTAAACAAGAAAGAAGCTATGCAAACAACGAAAACAGCGGTCAGCATCGCCAAAGCCAGTGCAAAACTCAAGAAGAAAAATGTAAAACTGACATCGCAAAAAGCTTCAAAAGACAAGTACACTGCGCCTATGAGAAAAGACCCTTTCAAAATACCTTTAGAGGAGAAGATAGAGGTTCTCTTAGCCGCAGAACGCATCATAGCCACACAGTCTGACCTGATAAAATCTTCTTCCGCGTTTTTCCGGGCTTTTCGAGAGAACAAGCTCTTCATGAGCACCGAGGGCGCCGAGGTTAACCAACAGGTAACATGGTGTGGCGGAGGCTTAGAAGCCGTTGCTGTCAAAAATGGAGAAGTGCAGCGCAGATCGTTTCCCGCCTCATTCAGAGGTAACTTCAGCACCAGCGGCTACGAGTTCTTTGAATCATTGGTGCTGCCAGATCACGCAAAGCAAGTGGGCAGCGAGGTGGTGCAGTTACTCGATGCGGAAAAGTGCCCTTCAACCGACGCGGACTTGATTCTTACTGGAGACCAGCTTGCGCTTCAGGTTCACGAAAGCTGCGGACACCCAACCGAGCTTGATCGAGCACTTGGCATGGAAGCCGATTATGCAGGCACCAGTTTTCTTGTCCCGGACGAGTTGGGCAGACTGAAGTATGGTTCAGAAAGCGTGAATATAGTTGCTGATGCCACTGTGTCAGGCGGATTGGGAACTTTCGGTTACGATGATGAGGGAACACCTGCAACATGCGTTAACCTGATCAAAGACGGCTTATTTGTGGGATATCAGACCTCTCGAGAGACTGCTGCAGAGCTAGGACTGAAGCAGAGCAGTGGAGGTATGAGGGCGATGTCTACAACCGCGCTGCCTTTGATTCGCATGACCAACATCAACCTCTTACCCGGAAGCTGGAAAGCAGATGAAATCATAGAAGACACAAAAAATGGAGTGTTGATGATGGTTAACCGGTCGTGGAGCATTGACGACAGAAGACTCAACTTCCAGTTCGGCACAGAAATTGCTTGGGAAATCAAAAACGGAAGCAAAGGGAAACTTCTCAAAAACCCCACTTACACAGGCATGACGCCTATTTTCTGGGGCAGTTGCGACGCAGTCAGCAAGAACGACTGGAAAATGTGGGGCACACCGAACTGTGGCAAAGGAGTCCCGGGACAAGTAATATACGTGGGGCACGGATGCAGCACGGCTAGATTCCGAAAAACAAGGGTCGGTGTACTCCGTTGA
- a CDS encoding archaemetzincin family Zn-dependent metalloprotease produces the protein MKIAIMPVGQVDIDVLRAIQDGLKAVLPETESAGVEKPMQLTRQTYNAARKQHHSTQILSEINRYAEKVEADYILGVTKVDLYVPNYNFVFGEAGCPGRVALVSLCRLKPEFHGAAPNKQLFQQRALKEAVHEIGHALGLEHCKNPFCVMFFSLSIEDTDKKGVGFCDDCHLLVHRAMEK, from the coding sequence TTGAAAATAGCCATCATGCCCGTGGGACAAGTCGACATCGACGTTCTACGAGCCATTCAAGACGGGCTAAAAGCAGTTCTTCCAGAAACCGAATCTGCGGGCGTCGAGAAACCGATGCAATTGACGCGCCAAACATACAATGCCGCTAGAAAGCAGCATCATTCCACCCAAATTCTGTCAGAAATCAATCGGTACGCAGAGAAGGTTGAAGCTGACTACATTCTGGGCGTGACCAAAGTTGACTTGTATGTGCCCAACTACAACTTTGTTTTTGGAGAAGCAGGATGCCCAGGGAGAGTTGCGCTAGTTTCGTTATGTCGGCTTAAGCCTGAATTCCATGGGGCGGCGCCGAATAAACAGTTGTTTCAGCAGCGAGCGTTGAAAGAGGCTGTTCACGAGATTGGACACGCGCTTGGTTTGGAACACTGCAAGAACCCGTTTTGCGTCATGTTTTTCTCGCTTTCAATTGAGGACACCGATAAAAAGGGCGTCGGATTCTGTGATGACTGCCACCTACTGGTTCACCGAGCCATGGAAAAATAA